The following DNA comes from Methanobrevibacter sp. TMH8.
AGCTAATGAAAACAATGGAGAAGTAATAGCTACCGCAGTAGGAGATCTCTTAGTAGCTAGAAAATTAATGGAAGAAAATGGTCTATTTGGTGGAGAAGAAAATGGAGGACTTATTTTCCCCGATTTCGTTTATGGTAGAGATGCTGCATTATCAGCAGCTAAAATCTTAGAAATAATGGCTACAGAAAACAAAAAGCTATCAGAACTTGTAGCAGAACTTCCAGTATATTATTCAGAAAAAATGAAATCTGAATGTACAGATGATAAAAAACAAGAAGTAATGAATAACATAGCTGAAGAAGTCTCCAAACTTGGCTATGAAATAGACACAACAGATGGTGTTAAAATATTCAAAGATAATGGTTGGGTAATTATCAGACCTTCTGGAACAGAACCAATATTTAGATGTTTCTCTGAAAGTGATTCTCAAGAAAAAGCTACTGAAATGGCTAAATGGGGAATATCTTTAATTGAAAAATTTAAAAATCAGTAATTAAAAACATTAATTGATATTTCATAACCCAATGAATATCAATTAAAATAAAAATAATAATAACAAATAGATCCTATTTGGGTAAATAGATGAAATAAACATATTGACTACTATTTAGATTTAAATATCAATGAATTCTTATAATTCCATCAACACGATCAAAATCACTATCAAAACTAGCAATTTTTTGAATATTTAACTCTTTCATAATAGTAACAGCTGTACTATCAGCAAAAGATAAAGTAGCATCATATTTTAAATATTCAACAATAGTTTCATCAAATAAATTTTCATCTTTGTAAATCAAATGAGTATCTTTAATATAATTATAGACATTGATTGCTGCTTTTGCACCATGAAATTTTCCAACTAATGTGATTATTTCAGAAATTATAGGTTCTGAAGTTATTCTCTCTTCTTTTTTAATTTTAGGAAGTAGTTTAATAGCTTTATCATGCCACTGATCAACAGCTGAGGCCGTAGCTATTATAAAATTAGCATCAACAAAAATCATCCAAAAACTCCTTATTTATTATTTTTTCTTTTTAAATTTTTTTTATTAATATCCATACCTTTATTATACATTTTTTTCAATTTAACACTATCATAGCTAAAATCACCTGTTAATGATCCAGCTATATCTTCATCAGTTATTTTTTTACGAATGTTAATTTTGATCCCTTCTTTAGTGTCAACCCATTCTATAATGTCATTAGGGCGAATATCATACTTTTTTCTAAATTCAGAAGGTACAACTGTCTGAAAAGCTTTAGAAATCTTTGTAGTACTAATCATAATATCACTATTATAATTTATGTTTCATAAAGTATATAATATTTTATAAATTAAATAGAGAAATAAATTTAAAATACAATTTACTTTATGAAATTATATTTACTTTATAAAATTACATTCAATTTATAAAATTAAAAAATATATATTTTCTAAAATTATTAATCTTAATTTACAGTTAGACACATATTAACTGTATATTATAGAGAATTAATAAAGATTGTTGAAATGATTTAGCTATTTTGCTTTAAATAAGGAAAATTGATGTCATATGAAAAAAAATAATCTCATTTAAAAATTTATTTAATCCTTCTTTAAAAATAGTTTTTAATTCATCTAAATTTTGACAGAATGAGTTAGATTTTGTCTTTAATTTATTACCAAACATCTTAAATTTTGATTTTCTACTAGAAGTAATAAACTTATATTAGAACTAAATTAGTTTATGTTTTTAGTAAAAAAAGAGTAAAAATCAAAATCTAAATTAATATATATTTATAATTGAAATAAATAAAAAAGAACGAATTTAAAAAAAAATGGAGTGAGATTCATTTTATAATGAATCTCGAAGCCCAGCGCCTATATTAATATTGATTTTTTTAATATATAAATTTTTTTATTTTTAATACAATTTTTATGATCAGTAATATTTATATAATAATTATTACATAATATTATTATGGTAATACTAAGCTCCTAAGCCGTTGAATTCTTTTAGGAGAAGCCTAGCGCTAATGGCTTCTCCACTATTAACAAAAGGAGGTGATAGTATGTCAGATAATTTGAAAGCATTTTTAATGGATGTCTTTATGATAGTTATTATCTGTATTATTTACCTCCTAAGTAAATTATATAATTAACTAGGAGACGTGGAGCTTAGTGTACCATATTTTATAAATTTTCTAGACATTCATCTCTTAGTACTTTAGCATCATCATTGTTAGGATTGATAGCTAAAACCTGAGTGAATGCTTCAGTAGCTTCTTGAAATCTATTTAATTCCATTAAAACTACACCCTTATTCAGAATAAAATAGCTAGGATCTTGAGAATTATTTTTAGCTATTTCAATAGCCATATCATAAGAATCTAAAGCTTCATCAAACCTTCCAAGATCTAAAAGAGCATTACCTTTCCTATTTTGTGCTTCAGCATCGATATCTTCTTCATCGAAACATAATTCTAATGCTTTATCATAAGAATCTAAAGCTTCTTCAGGCATTTCCATTTCTGAAAGTAAATTTCCACGAGCATTCCATACTTCTGGATTTTTATTGTCTATTTTTAATAAATCATCATAAATATCTAAAGCTTCTTCAAATTTTCCTAAAACTTCTAAAATAAATCCTCTCCAATATAAAACAACAGAATTTTTAGAATTTAAATCCATAGCTTTATCATTAGCATCTAATGCTTTTTCAGAATCTCCAAAATTCAAAAGAGCTATAGCTTTATTATTCCAGATATACTCATTATCAGGATCAATTTCTAATGCTTTATCATAACACTCAATTGCCTCTTCAAATTTTCCTAAACGAGTTAAATTATCTCCTTTTTTATTTAAAAGGTAAATATCATTAGGATCAAATTTTAAAGCAGCTGTATAACACATAGCTGATTTATCATATTTTCCACTATCAAATAAAATATCAGCTCTTTGAGTTACCATAGCTTTCTCATCAATATGTTCTCCTTCCCATTCATCAATATCTAACTTTTCAAAATGGATTATCTGAAACATATCTTCATCATCTATATTATTAATATACATTTTTTTAAATTCTCTAATCATATCTTGAGAATTTTCATATCCTTCTTCTTTAGCTAATTTATCATTGTTTTTTAAATCTTTAAAAGAAATTAATTGGACATCAGTGACTTTAGCTTCAAATATTTTTTTTTTCTCTTTTGAAACTAAATTCCAGTAACAATGAAGTCTATCTCCAACTTTAAGAGGA
Coding sequences within:
- a CDS encoding PIN domain-containing protein, whose product is MIFVDANFIIATASAVDQWHDKAIKLLPKIKKEERITSEPIISEIITLVGKFHGAKAAINVYNYIKDTHLIYKDENLFDETIVEYLKYDATLSFADSTAVTIMKELNIQKIASFDSDFDRVDGIIRIH
- a CDS encoding AbrB/MazE/SpoVT family DNA-binding domain-containing protein, which translates into the protein MISTTKISKAFQTVVPSEFRKKYDIRPNDIIEWVDTKEGIKINIRKKITDEDIAGSLTGDFSYDSVKLKKMYNKGMDINKKNLKRKNNK
- a CDS encoding tetratricopeptide repeat protein, producing MPIISFGSQDIDLITGKKTMTIRKLWKNPLKVGDRLHCYWNLVSKEKKKIFEAKVTDVQLISFKDLKNNDKLAKEEGYENSQDMIREFKKMYINNIDDEDMFQIIHFEKLDIDEWEGEHIDEKAMVTQRADILFDSGKYDKSAMCYTAALKFDPNDIYLLNKKGDNLTRLGKFEEAIECYDKALEIDPDNEYIWNNKAIALLNFGDSEKALDANDKAMDLNSKNSVVLYWRGFILEVLGKFEEALDIYDDLLKIDNKNPEVWNARGNLLSEMEMPEEALDSYDKALELCFDEEDIDAEAQNRKGNALLDLGRFDEALDSYDMAIEIAKNNSQDPSYFILNKGVVLMELNRFQEATEAFTQVLAINPNNDDAKVLRDECLENL